In Populus nigra chromosome 1, ddPopNigr1.1, whole genome shotgun sequence, one genomic interval encodes:
- the LOC133682080 gene encoding E3 ubiquitin-protein ligase RDUF1-like: MPFISSHENNNGWDQDNSRLIPFDESARILLEFEVSTSVLDDLSEDDYSDFEDDSTDGQEDMGFEDNMSYVSSESYTSHVLDANDLSMQLRTELALGEVSPLPPPYTFTLYSAGFYLEDPSLRLAETLSDNVGPKAQSASKESIENLEEVKIDRESSNLECPVCLETISTGSEAKRMPCFHIYHGKCIVEWLMNSNTCPVCRYQMPTES; the protein is encoded by the coding sequence ATGCCCTTTATAAGTAGCCACGAAAACAACAATGGATGGGATCAAGATAATTCAAGATTGATCCCTTTTGATGAATCAGCACGCATACTCTTGGAATTCGAAGTGTCCACGTCTGTGTTGGATGATTTGAGTGAAGATGACTATTCTGATTTTGAAGATGATAGTACTGATGGTCAGGAAGATATGGGTTTTGAGGATAACATGTCTTATGTTTCTTCAGAATCATACACTAGTCATGTTCTTGATGCTAATGATCTTTCAATGCAGCTGCGGACAGAACTTGCCCTGGGTGAAGTTTCGCCCCTTCCTCCGCCGTATACTTTCACTCTTTATTCTGCTGGTTTTTATCTTGAAGATCCATCTTTGAGGTTAGCGGAAACCTTGAGTGATAATGTGGGTCCAAAGGCGCAGTCCGCGAGTAAAGAATCGATTGAAAACTTGGAGGAGGTGAAGATTGATAGGGAATCATCAAATTTGGAGTGTCCCGTTTGCTTAGAAACGATCTCAACGGGGTCCGAAGCTAAACGCATGCCATGCTTTCATATCTACCATGGGAAGTGCATTGTTGAGTGGTTAATGAATAGCAATACATGCCCTGTTTGTCGCTACCAGATGCCTACAGAGTCTTGA
- the LOC133696325 gene encoding uncharacterized protein LOC133696325 produces MEEAAATQRDQSTDTESVIIQPDLDPPAMCPDEPDRREPKTNLNQGEIFKALEIIERDSLAIAGSFTSLFASLRLALSEATSTSVDHMQCFGDATARLQESVLDAATKGNRYINSCMRLNEEMKGIDTLATQLKNLRRNVDVLDSAVTKLLRFP; encoded by the exons ATGGAAGAAGCGGCAGCAACTCAGAGAGATCAATCAACGGATACAGAATCAGTAATCATACAACCAGACCTGGATCCACCGGCCATGTGTCCCGATGAACCCGACCGCCGTGAACCGAAAACCAATTTGAACCAGGGCGAGATCTTCAAGGCACTAGAAATCATCGAGAGAGACTCTCTAGCCATCGCCGGTAGCTTCACTTCTCTTTTCGCTTCACTTCGTTTAGCTCTATCTGAG GCTACGAGTACATCTGTTGATCATATGCAATGTTTTGGTGACGCTACTGCTCGTCTTCAAGAATCtg TGCTTGATGCAGCAACGAAGGGAAATCGGTACATAAATTCGTGTATGag ATTGAACGAGGAAATGAAGGGCATTGACACTCTAGCGACTCAACT AAAAAACCTGAGGAGAAATGTCGATGTGCTGGACTCGGCTGTGACCAAACTCCTCCGCTTTCCATGA